The DNA segment GCGCTTCGCAATTGCCGCGCTGGTGGCCGTTTCCGCCGTCACGGTCGCGGGCTGCGGCAAGAAGGCCGAGCCGGCGCCCGAGGTCCGCCCGGTGCGCCTGATGCAGCTCAGCCCGCACAGCGGCAAGACCGCCTTCGAGTTTTCCGGCGACGTGCGCCCGCGCGTCGAATCGCGGCTGGGGTTCCGCGTGGGTGGCAAGATCGCCGCCCGCCTGGTGGACGTGGGTGCCGTCGTCACCAGAGGCCAGCCGCTGGCCCGGCTCGATCCGACCGACCTTTCCCTGGCCGAAGCAGGCTCGCGCGCCCAGTTCGAAGCGGCGAAAACCGACCGCGACCTCGCCGCGTCAGACCTGAAGCGCTACAACGACCTGTATGCCAAGGGCTTTATCAGCGCCGCGGAACAGCACCGTCGCCAGGCCAGTTTCGAGGCGGCCGACTCGCGCCTGCGCCAGGCTCAGGCCGGCCTGCGCAGCCAGGCCAACCAGACCGCCTACGCCGTGCTGCATGCCGATGCCGACGGCGTGGTCACGGCCATCGATGCCGAGGTGGGCCAGGTCGTCACCCCGGGCCAGCCGGTGGTGCGCGTGGCCCAGACCGCGGAGAAGGAAGTGGCGATCGGCCTGCCGGAAGACCAGGTCGACCTGCTGCGCGGCATTACCGACGTCAGCATCCATACCTGGGCCGAGCCGCAGCGCGCGCTGCCCGGCCGCGTGCGCGAGATCGCCGCCGCGGCCGACCCGGTCACCCGCACCTATGCCACCCGCGTCACCATTCCCAATCCGCCGGCCGACCTCAAGCTCGGCATGACGGCCGTGGTGACGTTCGTACGCACCGGCGCCACGCCCGCGATCCGCGTGCCGCTGACGGCGCTGCTGCAGGAACAGGGCCGCAACCAGGTGTGGATCTACGACGCTGCCGCCGGCACGGTCAAGCCGGTCACGGTGACGCTGGGCGACGCCGTCGGCAACGAGGTGGAAGTGCGCCAGGGGCTGGCACCGGGCCAGACCATCGTCACCGCAGGCGTGCACCTGCTGCGCCCGGGTCAGAAGGTGCGGCCGCTGCAGACCGTCGCGCCCGCTTCCGCGCCGACCCCGGCCCCGACAGCGGCTCCGACAGCGGGCCCTAAGCAGGGCTGAGGTCGGCATGGATCATTCCCGCTTCAACCTGTCGCGCTGGGCGCTCGAGCACCAGCCGCTGACCCGTTACCTGCTGGTGGTGCTGCTGCTGGGCGGCCTGCTGGCGTTCTTCCAGCTGGGGCAGGACGAGGACCCGCCCTTTACCTTCCGCGTGATGGTGGTGCAGGCATTCTGGCCGGGCGCCACCGCCGAGCAGATCGCGGTGCAGGTGACCGACAAGATCGAGCGCCAGCTGCAGGAAGTGCCTTATGCGGACAAGATCCGCAGCTTCTCCAAGCCGGGCGAAACCACGGTGATCTTCCAGCTCAAGGACACCTCGCCGGCCAGGGAAACCGGGCAGATCTGGTACACCGTGCGCAAGAAGATCGGCGATATCCAGCAGACGCTGCCCGCGGGCGTGCGCGGGCCGTTCTTCAACGACGAGTTCGGCGACGTCTACGGCACCATCTATGCGCTGTCGGCCGATGGCTTCAACTACAAGGAACTGCGCGAGTACGCGGACCTGGTGCGGCAGGAACTGCTGCGCGTGCCGTCGGTGGCCAAGGTGTCGCTGATCGGACTGCAGGACGAAAAGGTCTACATCGAGTTCAACCAGGCGCGCTTTGCCCAGCTCGGGCTCGACATCAATGCCATCGCCGACCAGATCTCGCAGCAGAACAACCTGACCGGCAGCGGCGTGCTGGTCACGCCGAGCGACAACCTGCAGGTGCGCCTGTCCGGCCAGTTCGCCAGTGTCGAGGACCTGGAGAACCTGGTGCTGCGCGGGCCCAACGGCATCGCCAATATCCGTCTTGGCGATATCGCGCACGTGTACCGCGGCTATGTCGACCCGACCCAGACCCGCATGCGCTTCAACGGCAAGGACGTGATCGGGCTTGGCATATCGATGCAGAAGGGCGGCGACATCATCCAGCTCGGCAAGGACCTGCGCGCGGCCTTCGAGAAGCTGCGCGGCCAGCTGCCGGTCGGCATCGAGATGGACCAGGTGCAGGACCAGCCCAAGGCGGTCAGGCAATCGGTGGGCGAGTTCGTGCGCGTGCTGATCGAAGCCGTGGTAATCGTGCTGGCCGTCAGCTTCGTCGCGCTGGGTTTGCATACGCGGCCGCTGCGGCTGGATGTGCGGCCCGGGCTGGTGGTGGCGCTGACGATTCCGCTGGTGCTCGCGGTGACCTTCCTGTTCATGCACATCTTCGGCATCGGCCTGCACAAGATCTCGCTGGGCGCGTTGATCGTGGCGCTGGGGCTGCTGGTCGACGACGCCATCATCGCGGTCGAGATGATGGTGCGCAAGCTGGAAGAGGGCTTCTCCAAGATGGAGGCGGCCACCTTTGCCTATACCTCGACGGCGATGCCGATGCTGACCGGCACGCTGATCACGGCGGCGGGCTTCCTGCCGGTCGGGCTGGCGCGGTCGACGGTGGGCGAGTACACCTTCGCGATCTTTGCCGTGACCGCGCTGGCGCTGGTGCTGTCGTGGCTGGCGGCAGTGTATTTCACGCCTTACCTCGGCTACCTGCTGCTCAAGACGCGTGGGCCGGGCGCCGGCGAGCATCATGAGGTGTTCGATACGCCGTTCTACGCGCGCTTCCGCCGGCTGGTGGACTGGTGCGTGAGCTGGCGCAAGCTCGTGATCGCAGTCACGCTGGTAACGTTCGCGCTCGGCATCTATGCCTTCAAGTTTGTCGAGAAGCAGTTCTTCCCCGACTCCAGCCGGCCCGAACTGATGGTGGAGCTGTGGATGCCGGAAGGCACCAGCTTTGCCCAGATGGAAGCCGAGGCCAAGCGCTTCGAGCGGCTGGTGGGCAAGGACAAGCAGGTGGAGAGCCTGACCACCTTCGTCGGCACCGGCGCGCCGCGCTTCTACCTGCCGCTCGACCAGATCTTCCCGCAGAGCAACGTGGCGCAGGTGATCGTGATGCCGGTCAGCACCGAGGTGCGCGATGCGCTGCGCCGTCGCATCATCACGCTGCTCGACACCGAATTCCCATACCTGCGCGGCCGCGTCAAGCTGCTGCCGAACGGGCCGCCGGTGGCGTATCCGGTGCAGTTCCGCGTGATCGGCCCGGAGGCGGGCGCAGTGCGCCAGCTGGCCGACCAGGTAAAGGCCATGATGCGCGCGAACCCGAACACGGTCGGCGTCAATGACAACTGGAACGAGAACGTCAAGATGCTGCGCCTGGAGATCGACCAGGACAAGGCACGCGCGCTGGGCGTCACCACCAGCGCGATCGCACGCGTGACGCAGACCGTCCTGACCGGCGTGCAGGTAGGCCAGTACCGCGACGGCGACAAGCTGATCGAGATCCTGATGCGCACGCCGCGCAACGAGCGAGATGCCATTTCCGACCTGAACAACGTGCTGGTGCCGACCAATGCCGGCCGCACCGTGCCGCTGACGCAGGTGGCTCGCGTGGCGCTGAAGTCCGAGCCCGGCGTGGTCTGGCGCGAGAACCGCGACTTCGGCGTGACCGTGCAGGCGGACGTGGTCGACGGCATCCAGGGCCCGACCGTGACCGCGCAGATCAACCCGCAGCTGGACAAGCTGCGCGCGCAGCTGCCGGCAGGCTACCGCATCACCGTGGCCGGCGCGGAAGAAGAAAGCGGCAAGGCCGGCGCGTCGATCGCCGCGCAGCTGCCGCTGTGCATCTTCCTGATCTTCACGCTGCTGATGCTGCAGCTGCACAGCTTCTCGCGCGCGCTGATGGTGTTCCTGACCGGGCCGCTGGGCCTGATCGGCGCCGCCGCGACGCTGCTGCTGCTGCGCGCGCCGATGGGGTTCGTGGCGCAACTGGGCATTACCGCGCTGCTGGGCATGATCATCCGCAACTCGGTGATCCTGGTCGACCAGATCGAGCAGGACATCAGCGCGGGCGTGCCGCCCTGGACCGCCATTGTCGAGGCCGCGGTACGCCGATTCCGCCCGATCATCCTGACCGCCGCCGCGGCGGTGCTGGCGATGATTCCGCTGTCGCGCTCGATGTTCTGGGGGCCGATGGCGGTGGCGATCATGGGCGGGCTGATCATCGCCACCGTGCTGACGCTGCTGTTCCTGCCGGCGCTGTACGCGGCGTGGTTCCGCGTCAAGCGGCCGGAGGGCGGTGTCTCGACGCTGGCCGGCTGAAACTCAGTCCGCGCAACGGTGTCCTGAGAAAGTTGCGGTGAAGGCCGCGGCCGCCTGCGCCGCCTCCCGCATCAGCCCGGCCACGATCTGCGCGGCCGGCGTGATCGCGTCGCAGAAGCCGCCGGCCGGGCCCAGCGAGACGATGCCCGCTTCGACCTCGCCGTCGGCATAGACGCGCTGCCGTGTACGCGACGACAGGATCAGGTCGCCGAATTCCGCATGGCTGCGGGCCCCGGCGGCTTCCAGCCGCTGCACTTCGCGCGCCGCGTCGTTGGCCAGCACCCGCCAGGTGTCGCCGAGCGTGCCGAGGATCGCGGTGGAGCAGTGCTGGTCGGATTCGACGATGCGCTGCTTGAGCGCCGCATGCGCGCGGATCTCGGCGGCCACCATGAAGCGGCTGCCCATCACCACGCCGTCGGCGCCCATTGCGAGTGCGGCAGCGATCTGGCGGCCGTTGCCGATGCCGCCGCCCAGCAACAGCGGCACGCGCAGCCTTGGCAGCGCAAAGGCGCCGTTGACAAAGGTCGGCAGCTGGTTCGCGCCCGGGTGCCCGCCTTCCTCCATGCCGACCAGCGTGACCGCGTCCACGCCGAGCCGTTCGGCGCTCAGCGCATGCCGCACGCTCGGGCACTTGTGGATCACGATGCCGCCGCCCTGGTGGATGGGCTCGACCAGCCCTTCCGGCGAGCCCCCGGCAGTCTCGAAACAGCGCACGCCTTCATTCAGCGCCACATCGATCCACGCCTGCACATGGCGGTTGTGATCCGGCCGGCGCGCCAGTGTCAGGTTGACGCCGAACGGTTGCCCGCCGGTCAGGTCGCGGCAGCGGCGCAGGTCGTCGCGCAGCGCACCCGGTGAAGCGAACGAGCGCGCCGTGATGAAGCCCATGGCGCCGGCGTTGACCATGGCAGCGACGATGCGCGACTCGCCCAGGTGGTGCATGCCGCCCAGCAGGATCGGGTGGCGGATCGACAGCAACTCGGTGATGCGGGTACGGAATGCAGCTTGCATGGTGGGGTAACCGGGCATGAGCGGGGTGAGCGCGTCAGGCGCAGAGCGATTCGCGAACGAAGTCGGTCATGGTGCTCCCTGGCTGCGCCAGCAGCGACTGGCCAAGGATCCGGTTCCAGTACGCCTCCGAGCCGTCCGCCATGCGCCACTCATGCAGGCGCCGGGTGTACAGCTGCAGGTCGTATTCCTCGGTCACGCCGATGGCGCCGTGCAGCGCATGCGCGGTAGCGGCCACCAGCGGTACCGCCGTGCTGGTGCGGGCCTTGGCGATGGCCGCCGGCATGCGGGCGGGAGTGCCGCGGTCGCCAGCGAAGGCCAGTTCCGCCGCGATGCCAGCGGCCGCCACGTGCTGCGCCATCACGCTGAGCTGGTGCTGCACCGCCTGGAACTTGCCGATCGACTTGCCGAACTGGGCGCGGTCGTTGCAGTACTGCAGCGTCATGTCGAAGACGCGGCCCATCGCGCCGGCGATGGCGGCGGCGTGGATGGCGGCGCTGAAGTCGCGCACGCGCTCGCCGTGGTCGCCCACTGGTCCCGGCAGGTCCTGCACGGGCCAGGTCAGCGTGGCAACCAGGCTGCCACGCACGCCGGTCGGCTGGCGCCGGGCCAGGCTGGCGTCGAGCAGCAGCATGCCACCCTCCACATTGGCCAGTACCCAGTCAGCCAGCGTGCCGAAGGGCAGCAGGGGCGCGGTGATGGTGCCATCGGTGGCGCGCACGCACTGGCCCGCGAGCGTAATCATGCCGGCTGGCGCCTGCCTGCCCGTGGGCGCCAGCAGCGCGCGCGCCGCGATCGATTGCGCCGCCGGCACCGGCACCGCATGGCGGCCGAAAGCGGTGAAGATCGGCGCGACCGCCGGCAGCGACAGCGCCGCGCCTCCCGCCGCTTCCGGCGCCATCAGCTCCAGGAACCCGGCATCGGCCAGCGCGGCCCACAACGGCGCGGGCGATGCGCCGGCCTCGATGGCGCGCAGCGCCGCGGGGGTGGCATGGTCGCGCAGGATATCTTCGATGGCTTCGATAAACATGTTGTCCCTCGGTCTCTGTCCTCTGTCGTCTGTCTTCTGTCCTCGGCCCGGATTCGCTCAGCGCAGCCCGAGGCCGCGCGCGATCATTCCGCGCAACACCTCGCGCGTGCCGCCGCGCAGCGAAAAGGTGGGCGAGATCTGGCTCAGGAAGGCCACGGTGCGGACCAGTTCCTCATCCGGCATCGCAGCGGGGTTGGCGCTGATCACCGCTTCCAGCAGGGCGGGGATAGACTGCTCGAACCCGGTGCCCAGGTCCTTCACCAGCGCTGCTTCCACGATCGGGCTCTCGCCGCGTGCCAGCCGCGCCGTGACCGCCAGCGACAGGCAGCGCAGCGTGGCAAGCTGCGTGACGAAGCTGCCGAGCAGCGCGGCGCCGGCGTCGCACGGCTGGCCGGCGCGCAGCGACCGGATCCAGCGATCCATCAGCACGATGCTGGAATACAGCCGCTCGGGGCCGCTGCGCTCAAAAGCCAGTTCGGCCGTGACCTGCTCCCAGCCGCTGCCTTCCTCGCCTACCAGCGCGCCGTCGGGCAGGAACACGTCGTCGAACGTGACTTCCGAGAAATGCGCGTCGCCGGTCAGGTCCGCGATCGGTCGCACGGTGACGCCGGGGGCTGCCAGGTCGACGATGAACTGCGACAGTCCCTTCTGGCGGTCTTCCGGGACCCCGGAAGAGCGCACCAGCGCGATCATGTAGTGGCAGTGGTGCGCGTTGGTGGTCCAGACCTTGCGGCCGCTCAGGCGCCAGCCGCTCCCGTCCGCGCAGCGCGTGGCGCGGGTGCGCACGCTGGCCAGGTCCGAGCCCGAGTTGGGCTCGCTCATGCCGATGCAGAAGAAGGCGCTGCCATTGCAGATGCGCGGCAGGTAAAAATCCTTTTGCGCCGGCGTGCCGTACTTCAGGATCAGCGGGCCGCTCTGGCGGTCGCCCACCCAATGCGCCGCCACCGGCGCGCCCGCGGCCAGCAGTTCTTCCACCAGCACGAAGCGGTGCCAGGCATCCATGCCCGCGCCGCCGTAGCCGGCCGGCAGCGTCACGCCGACCCAGCCGCGCTGCGCCAGCAGCCGGCTGAAGCCGGCATCGAAACCCATCCACGAACGCGCGCGGATATCGGAAGTGGCTGGCGGCAGGTGCTCCGCCAGGAAGCGCTTCACCTCGGCGCGAAAGGCTTCCGCCGCCGGCGGCGGCGCGGTCAGCCGGAAGGCATCCAGCAAATGGCTCATGTCTTGCTCCTCACTGTGCATTCCAGTAGCGCTCGCGCAGCGACTGCTTGTACAGCTTGCCGGTCGGCAGGCGCGGCATGGTGTCGATAAAGTCGATCGAGCGCGGCACCATGTAGCGGGCTACCTTGCCGCGCAGGTATTCGAGCAGGGTCTCGGCCAGCTCGGCGGAGGGCGCGATGCCCCTGGCCGGCTCGACGATCGCCTTGACCTCTTCGCCCATCTCGGCGTTGGGCACGCCGATCACGGCGGCGTCGCCGACGCTCGGATGCACCGCCAGCGCGTCTTCGATCGCCTGCGGATAGATGTTGACGCCGCCCGAGATGATCATGAAGGCCTTGCGGTCCGTGAGGTACAGGTAGCCGTCTTCATCCAGCCGGCCGATGTCGCCGACCGAGGTCCAGGCGGCATGGCGCGGATGCTGCGCGGCGCGGGTCTTGTCGGGGTCGTTGTGGTAGTGGAACGGCAGCGCATCGCGCTCGAAGTACACCAGTCCGCTCTCGCCGACGGCCACTTCGTTGCCTTCGTCGTCGCAGATGCGTAGCACGCCCACCAGCGCCTTGCCGACCGAGCCCGGGTGCGCCAGCCACTCCTCGGTGTTGAGCGTGGCCACGCCATTGCCTTCGGTGGCGGCGTAATACTCGTGCACGATCGGGCCCCACCAGTCGATCATCTGGCGCTTGATTTCCTGCGGGCAGGGCGCGGCGGCGTGGATCGCCACGCGGTGGCTGGACAGGTCGATGCCCGCGCGCTGCGCCGGCTCCAGCTTGAGCATGCGGATGAACATGGTCGGCACCCACTGGCTGTGGGTGACGCGGTAGCGTTCGATCAGGCGCAGCGCCTCGAGCGCATCGAACTTCTCCATGAAGACCACGGTGCCGCCGCCGAACTGCGTCTCCAGCCCGTAGCCGAGCGGCGCGGTGTGATAGAGCGGCGCCGGCGACAGGTAGACGGTGTCGGCATCGAAGCCATAGCGGACGAACTGGGCCCGGCGCGGCGAGCCCGAGCCTTCGGTCACGTAGCCAGCTGGCTGCGCGCGCACGATGCCCTTGGGCCGGCCGGTGGTGCCGGAGCTGTAGATCATGGTGCCGCCCATCCATTCCTCGGCCAGGCACTCGGCCGGATGCGCGGCAATGGCCTGCTCGTAGCTGTCCCAGCCGGCAATGGTGCCGTCCAGCATCAGGCGGCCGTGGCACGTCGGCATCAGGTCCGACAGCTGGGCGGCCAGCTCGCGCATGGCGTAGGAGGTCACCAACACCCGGGCCTGGCTGTCCTCGATGATGTAGGCGGCTTCCGGTGCGGTCAGGAAGCGGTTGACGGGCGTGATCAGCAGGCCCGAGCGCAGGGCCGCCCAGCACAGCTCGAAGCAGCGCATATTGTTCTCGAGCACCATCGCGATGTGGTCGCCGCGGCGCAGGCCGAGCGCATGCAGGTATTGCGCGAAGCGGTTCGAGCGCTCATCGAGTTCGCGATAGGTCAGCACCTCGCCGGTGGTGCCGTTGATGGCGGCGGGCTTGCCGGGGGTGAGGGCGGCGTGGTCGCCCAGATACTTGGGTGTCGGATTCATGGCTGGGCTCGGTAGGTGCGGTCTGCTCGGTAGGTGCGGTCTCAGGCGGCAGTGATCTCGCCCGACGTGTCGGCGTTGGCCGCCGCCTGGCGGACCAGCGCGGGGATGTGGCGGCCGAGTTCCGTGGCGTCCCAGCGACCCTCCTTGTCGATGCGCGGGCCGGCATGCCAGCCTTCGGCCACGGTGATGCGGCCGCCGCGCACGCCGAACACGCGCCCGGTCACCTCGCCGGATTCAACGCTGCCGAGCCACGCCACCAGCGGCGCGATGTTGCCGGCGTCGAGCGGATCGAAGCCGGGCGCGGCGCCCGCGGTGAACTCGTCGCGCCGCCTGGCAAAGATGTCCTCGGTCAGCCGGCTCATCGCGGTGGGATAAATCGCGTTGACGGTGACGCCGTAGCGGTCCAGCTCGCGCGCGGCGATCACCGACATCGCGGCAATGCCGGCCTTGGCCGCGCCGTAGTTGGCCTGGCCGGGGTTGCAGTAGAGACCGGAGGAGGAACTGGTGTTGATCAGCCTCGCCGCGCGCTGGCGGCCTGCCTTGGATTCCTCGCGCCAGTAGGCGGCAGCATGCCGCGATGGCGCGAAGGTGCCGCGCATGTGCACGCGGATGACCGAATCCCAGTCGTCCTCGGTCATGTTGGCCAGCGTGCGGTCGCGCAGGATGCCGGCGTTGTTGACCAGCACGTCGAGCCCGCCAAAGGTATCGATGGCGGCGCGGATCATGCGTTCGGCACCGGCCCAGTCGGCCACGTCGTCGAAATTGGCGATCGCCTCGCCGCCGGCGGCGCGGATCTCGGCCACCACTTCCTGGGCCGGGCCGCTGGCGGCACCGCTGCCGTCGCCGCGGCCGCCGAGGTCATTGACCACCACTTTCGCGCCCTGGCGGGCGAACTCCAGCGCGTATTTGCGCCCGATGCCGCGGCCGGCCCCGGTGATGACGACAACGCGGTCCCTGCAAAGCTGTGACATGGTGAATCCCTTGAGATTGTTCGGTGTAGGCGTTCAGCGCGCGCTGATGTCGTAGGTCTTGACCAGTTGCCCGTAGCGGCCCCGCTCCGAGGCGATCATGGCGCTCATCTTCTTGCCCGGGTCGGCCAGCACTTCGGCATAGGCGGTGCGCGCGGCGAAGTTGCGGAACTCCGGCGTGCCGAGCGCCTTCAGCAGCGCGGCCTCCAGCTTCTGCGCCACCGGCTCGGGCGTCTTGCTGCTGACGCCGAAGCCGATCCACACCGACAGCTCGTAGTTGGCGACGCCGCTTTCGCGCATGGTCGGCACCTCAGGCAGTTCAGGATGGCGCGCCTTGCTGGTGACCGCGATGGCCCGCAGCTTGCCGGCGCGCAGCAGCGGCAGGGCGCCGCCGACATCGAGCAGCGCCAGGTCGACCGCGCCACCCATCAGGTCGGTCTGCACCTGCGCGGCGCCCTTGTAGGGGATGTGGTTCAGGTCGATGCCGGCGGCCTGCTGCAGCTGTAGCCCGCCGAGCCGGTAGTGGTAGCTGTAGTTGGCCAGGCTGACCGTGTGCGGCGTCTTGCGCGCGGCGGCGGCGACGTCGGCAAAGGTCTTGTAGGGCGAGTTGACGCCGGTCACGAGCACCGCCGAGGCACGGATCGCGGCGGCCAGCGGGCGGATCTCGCGCGGATCATAGGGCAGCTTGTCATTGACCAGCGGGTTGATGACCATCGCCGTGGGCGCGATCATCAGGATGCTGTAGCCATCGGCCGGCGCATTGAGCAAGCTCTGCACGGCAATGACGGAATCGCCGCCGGGGCGGTTCTCTACCACGGCGGGCTGGCCGAGGTCTTTGCCGACCAGTTCGGCCACATAGCGCGTGACGCTGTCCGAGGCGCTGCCCGGCGTCAAAGGCACGATAAAGCGCAGCGGACGCGACGGGAAATTGTCGGCGGCCCCGGCGGGCAGCACCATGGCGCAGGCCAGTGCGAAGCCGAGCAGGCGGGAGAGGGTGGCGGAAATGGTGGATGAAATGGTGGCTGAATGGGTGGCTGAATGGGTGGATCGTTTCATGGCGGTCTCCTTGCGGAACGCTGCCGTCGGCTGGTGCCGGCGGCGCGCCGCGTCGTTGGTGTGAACGGCCTAGTTCTTGCCGTACAGCGTCACCACGCAGGCGCCGCCGAGGCCAAGGTTGTGCTGCAGCGCCAGCTTTGCGCCCTCGACCTGACGATGCTCCGCGCTGCCGCGCAACTGGTGGGTCAGCTCATAGCACTGCGCCAGCCCGGTGGCGCCGAGCGGATGGCCCTTGGACAGCAGTCCGCCCGACGGGTTGACCACCACCTGGCCGCCGTAGGTGTTGGCGCCGTCCATCACGAATTTCTCGGCGCCGCCTTCGGGGCAGAATCCCAGCGCCTCGTAGGAGATCACCTCGTTATGCGCGAAGCAGTCGTGCAGCTCGCACACATCGATATCCTCCGGGCCGATGCCGGCCTGCTCGTACACCTTGTTCGCCGCCGCGCGCGTCATGTGCGTGCCCACGTAGTTGAGCATCGAGGGCGGGTCGAACGAGGCGGGCGGATCGGTGGCCAGTGCCTGTGCCACGATCTGCACATCGGTGCGCAGGCCGTGCTGGCGGGCAAAGCGCTCTGACACCAGGATCGCCGCGGCGCCGCCGCAGGTCGGCGGGCATGCCATCAGGCGCGTCATGATCCCGGGCAGCAGTTCGACGTCGTTCATCACGTCTTCGGTGGTGACGACCTTGCGGAACAGCGCCAGCGGGTTGTTGGCGGCATG comes from the Cupriavidus sp. P-10 genome and includes:
- a CDS encoding efflux RND transporter periplasmic adaptor subunit; the protein is MPVLCPVPEVAAAATLFDTKSLRRARFGRAWRLGRLGRFAIAALVAVSAVTVAGCGKKAEPAPEVRPVRLMQLSPHSGKTAFEFSGDVRPRVESRLGFRVGGKIAARLVDVGAVVTRGQPLARLDPTDLSLAEAGSRAQFEAAKTDRDLAASDLKRYNDLYAKGFISAAEQHRRQASFEAADSRLRQAQAGLRSQANQTAYAVLHADADGVVTAIDAEVGQVVTPGQPVVRVAQTAEKEVAIGLPEDQVDLLRGITDVSIHTWAEPQRALPGRVREIAAAADPVTRTYATRVTIPNPPADLKLGMTAVVTFVRTGATPAIRVPLTALLQEQGRNQVWIYDAAAGTVKPVTVTLGDAVGNEVEVRQGLAPGQTIVTAGVHLLRPGQKVRPLQTVAPASAPTPAPTAAPTAGPKQG
- a CDS encoding efflux RND transporter permease subunit; translated protein: MDHSRFNLSRWALEHQPLTRYLLVVLLLGGLLAFFQLGQDEDPPFTFRVMVVQAFWPGATAEQIAVQVTDKIERQLQEVPYADKIRSFSKPGETTVIFQLKDTSPARETGQIWYTVRKKIGDIQQTLPAGVRGPFFNDEFGDVYGTIYALSADGFNYKELREYADLVRQELLRVPSVAKVSLIGLQDEKVYIEFNQARFAQLGLDINAIADQISQQNNLTGSGVLVTPSDNLQVRLSGQFASVEDLENLVLRGPNGIANIRLGDIAHVYRGYVDPTQTRMRFNGKDVIGLGISMQKGGDIIQLGKDLRAAFEKLRGQLPVGIEMDQVQDQPKAVRQSVGEFVRVLIEAVVIVLAVSFVALGLHTRPLRLDVRPGLVVALTIPLVLAVTFLFMHIFGIGLHKISLGALIVALGLLVDDAIIAVEMMVRKLEEGFSKMEAATFAYTSTAMPMLTGTLITAAGFLPVGLARSTVGEYTFAIFAVTALALVLSWLAAVYFTPYLGYLLLKTRGPGAGEHHEVFDTPFYARFRRLVDWCVSWRKLVIAVTLVTFALGIYAFKFVEKQFFPDSSRPELMVELWMPEGTSFAQMEAEAKRFERLVGKDKQVESLTTFVGTGAPRFYLPLDQIFPQSNVAQVIVMPVSTEVRDALRRRIITLLDTEFPYLRGRVKLLPNGPPVAYPVQFRVIGPEAGAVRQLADQVKAMMRANPNTVGVNDNWNENVKMLRLEIDQDKARALGVTTSAIARVTQTVLTGVQVGQYRDGDKLIEILMRTPRNERDAISDLNNVLVPTNAGRTVPLTQVARVALKSEPGVVWRENRDFGVTVQADVVDGIQGPTVTAQINPQLDKLRAQLPAGYRITVAGAEEESGKAGASIAAQLPLCIFLIFTLLMLQLHSFSRALMVFLTGPLGLIGAAATLLLLRAPMGFVAQLGITALLGMIIRNSVILVDQIEQDISAGVPPWTAIVEAAVRRFRPIILTAAAAVLAMIPLSRSMFWGPMAVAIMGGLIIATVLTLLFLPALYAAWFRVKRPEGGVSTLAG
- a CDS encoding NAD(P)H-dependent flavin oxidoreductase, with protein sequence MQAAFRTRITELLSIRHPILLGGMHHLGESRIVAAMVNAGAMGFITARSFASPGALRDDLRRCRDLTGGQPFGVNLTLARRPDHNRHVQAWIDVALNEGVRCFETAGGSPEGLVEPIHQGGGIVIHKCPSVRHALSAERLGVDAVTLVGMEEGGHPGANQLPTFVNGAFALPRLRVPLLLGGGIGNGRQIAAALAMGADGVVMGSRFMVAAEIRAHAALKQRIVESDQHCSTAILGTLGDTWRVLANDAAREVQRLEAAGARSHAEFGDLILSSRTRQRVYADGEVEAGIVSLGPAGGFCDAITPAAQIVAGLMREAAQAAAAFTATFSGHRCAD
- a CDS encoding acyl-CoA dehydrogenase family protein, with product MFIEAIEDILRDHATPAALRAIEAGASPAPLWAALADAGFLELMAPEAAGGAALSLPAVAPIFTAFGRHAVPVPAAQSIAARALLAPTGRQAPAGMITLAGQCVRATDGTITAPLLPFGTLADWVLANVEGGMLLLDASLARRQPTGVRGSLVATLTWPVQDLPGPVGDHGERVRDFSAAIHAAAIAGAMGRVFDMTLQYCNDRAQFGKSIGKFQAVQHQLSVMAQHVAAAGIAAELAFAGDRGTPARMPAAIAKARTSTAVPLVAATAHALHGAIGVTEEYDLQLYTRRLHEWRMADGSEAYWNRILGQSLLAQPGSTMTDFVRESLCA
- a CDS encoding acyl-CoA dehydrogenase family protein, which translates into the protein MSHLLDAFRLTAPPPAAEAFRAEVKRFLAEHLPPATSDIRARSWMGFDAGFSRLLAQRGWVGVTLPAGYGGAGMDAWHRFVLVEELLAAGAPVAAHWVGDRQSGPLILKYGTPAQKDFYLPRICNGSAFFCIGMSEPNSGSDLASVRTRATRCADGSGWRLSGRKVWTTNAHHCHYMIALVRSSGVPEDRQKGLSQFIVDLAAPGVTVRPIADLTGDAHFSEVTFDDVFLPDGALVGEEGSGWEQVTAELAFERSGPERLYSSIVLMDRWIRSLRAGQPCDAGAALLGSFVTQLATLRCLSLAVTARLARGESPIVEAALVKDLGTGFEQSIPALLEAVISANPAAMPDEELVRTVAFLSQISPTFSLRGGTREVLRGMIARGLGLR
- a CDS encoding acyl-CoA synthetase; the protein is MNPTPKYLGDHAALTPGKPAAINGTTGEVLTYRELDERSNRFAQYLHALGLRRGDHIAMVLENNMRCFELCWAALRSGLLITPVNRFLTAPEAAYIIEDSQARVLVTSYAMRELAAQLSDLMPTCHGRLMLDGTIAGWDSYEQAIAAHPAECLAEEWMGGTMIYSSGTTGRPKGIVRAQPAGYVTEGSGSPRRAQFVRYGFDADTVYLSPAPLYHTAPLGYGLETQFGGGTVVFMEKFDALEALRLIERYRVTHSQWVPTMFIRMLKLEPAQRAGIDLSSHRVAIHAAAPCPQEIKRQMIDWWGPIVHEYYAATEGNGVATLNTEEWLAHPGSVGKALVGVLRICDDEGNEVAVGESGLVYFERDALPFHYHNDPDKTRAAQHPRHAAWTSVGDIGRLDEDGYLYLTDRKAFMIISGGVNIYPQAIEDALAVHPSVGDAAVIGVPNAEMGEEVKAIVEPARGIAPSAELAETLLEYLRGKVARYMVPRSIDFIDTMPRLPTGKLYKQSLRERYWNAQ
- a CDS encoding SDR family oxidoreductase, encoding MSQLCRDRVVVITGAGRGIGRKYALEFARQGAKVVVNDLGGRGDGSGAASGPAQEVVAEIRAAGGEAIANFDDVADWAGAERMIRAAIDTFGGLDVLVNNAGILRDRTLANMTEDDWDSVIRVHMRGTFAPSRHAAAYWREESKAGRQRAARLINTSSSSGLYCNPGQANYGAAKAGIAAMSVIAARELDRYGVTVNAIYPTAMSRLTEDIFARRRDEFTAGAAPGFDPLDAGNIAPLVAWLGSVESGEVTGRVFGVRGGRITVAEGWHAGPRIDKEGRWDATELGRHIPALVRQAAANADTSGEITAA
- a CDS encoding Bug family tripartite tricarboxylate transporter substrate binding protein codes for the protein MKRSTHSATHSATISSTISATLSRLLGFALACAMVLPAGAADNFPSRPLRFIVPLTPGSASDSVTRYVAELVGKDLGQPAVVENRPGGDSVIAVQSLLNAPADGYSILMIAPTAMVINPLVNDKLPYDPREIRPLAAAIRASAVLVTGVNSPYKTFADVAAAARKTPHTVSLANYSYHYRLGGLQLQQAAGIDLNHIPYKGAAQVQTDLMGGAVDLALLDVGGALPLLRAGKLRAIAVTSKARHPELPEVPTMRESGVANYELSVWIGFGVSSKTPEPVAQKLEAALLKALGTPEFRNFAARTAYAEVLADPGKKMSAMIASERGRYGQLVKTYDISAR